A stretch of Henckelia pumila isolate YLH828 chromosome 4, ASM3356847v2, whole genome shotgun sequence DNA encodes these proteins:
- the LOC140861402 gene encoding uncharacterized protein, with protein MNTPPITPTTETPPIMTTLVVQMDDTITPMEALLERFQSFRPPYLNGKENPVDCESWLEDVDQLFESLDYSDDRRVRLIMHQLQGVAKSWWMTTKRAKENKGTAITWALFRAEFYKRFFPVSYRKDKGAEFANLRQGSMSIEEYVAKFDSLLRFAPHIADNEEAKADQFINGLHPDIFILVNTGRPDNFSDAMD; from the coding sequence ATGAATACTCCACCGATTACTCCTACGACAGAAACTCCTCCGATTATGACTACTCTGGTGGTACAGATGGATGACACGATCACGCCTATGGAAGCCTTACTGGAGAGGTTCCAATCTTTTAGGCCGCCGTATTTGAATGGGAAGGAAAATCCGGTCgattgcgagagttggttggaagaTGTTGATCAGCTTTTTGAGTCGCTTGACTACTCTGACGACCGCAGGGTTAGATTGATTATGCATCAACTTCAGGGAgtggcaaagagttggtggatgacTACCAAAAGAGCCAAAGAGAATAAAGGTACGGCAATTACTTGGGCACTTTTTAGAGCAGAGTTCTATAAGAGATTCTTTCCAGTTTCCTATCGAAAGGATAAAGGtgccgagtttgcaaatttgaggcAAGGTAGTATGAgtatcgaggaatatgttgcGAAGTTTGACAGTTTATTGAGGTTCGCTCCGCATATTGCCGACAATGAGGAGGCAAAagcagaccagttcattaacggtTTGCACCCTGACATCTTTATTCTGGTGAATACTGGGAGGCCAGATAACTTTTCTGATGCGATGGATTag